The sequence CTCTTGACAAGAAAAGCGAATGAGCGTCTTCCTCTAAATATCAAACTACTCCTTTAAACAACCATTACATGTGAGTCACCAtctcagaaataaaaacactctCAATAGCAGGGGTTGCTTTTTTTGAGACAGCAGTTCTGAATCAGGATTTGTGTATAAGCCCAAcatattctttctgttttgcCATGAATACTCTCAGAAAATAAGCACAGTGTAGCGGAAAGTGTGTAGGATCTGGCTATGAGCTGCTCTGAAACAATTTCAGAGCTGAGCACTAAAGAACAAAGGGGCGAGTTAGAATCCTGGTGCCACGCCCTCGGGCTGTAGAGTCAGGGCCTTTATGGCAACCTTTTAAGCTGGTTTATACAGTCTATAACCCAGAATCCCCTTTCATCTTCCGTGGCACACAGAAAGGGTTCACCACTGAGAAGGTGAAGGGTATCCAGAAGAGTATTGACAACACACTGAAGCAGTGttaggggagaaaaaaaagaaggcagaGTTGGAGaaatattaaagaaactgcGGATTAATCTTCCAgtaaaaatggatggatgccaCAGTTGACttaccattattattattattactattgatTTATTAATAACCCAAATGTGTAGCTGAGAACTTGGGAAACGCAATGATTTTTGACACCTGAGCAAACGGGGTAAATAGGATGAATCTGAAACTGTTTCCGTCTTAATCCGCTATCTGAGAGGGTGGATTATGATGTTTCCTTTCATAATTTCACACAGGATTGAGGTAAAAAATTGTCAAGCTTGAGTTTGATAGATCAATTTGCCAGCTGTTCCAGCAGCCCTCTCCTTTAGCTATAATAAAATCCCTCCCAGTCTAACGGCATAATCTATGACACGCTTGATCTGCTATTCATTTGAAGTGTCGTGGCATCCTGCTTTATCTCCTGACGTGGCGGAGACCTCCTCTACACCAGCGCCAACACTGTTGGTTGCTAGGAGCTATTTGCTATATGCCGAGTCATTTTCACGGTTGTTATGGCCCTGCATTAGCTAACATAGGACTCGTGATTCCAGCCTTCAAATTAATGCACATGTTACTGTCAGAGGAAGCATGAAGCGCTATCTAAAATCCCATAGCATCTCTCTATTACTCACTGAAAAAAATTAGCTTCCTGTCTTCATTAAGAAATGTAATGTGTTTCCTTGTGTCACAGTCATCTCAGGTCGCACGTATCTGACACTACACGTTTTATTTCTGCTAGATTAACACATATGTAACACATGCACGCTCAGGCAAAGGCACTGATTTACACACTCACACCCCCACACACTCACTGCTGTAGGCTTTTATCCTCAGGCACCTGGATAGCTAAGAATTACACAGAAAGAAACTTATTCATTTGGGGAATATACACATACTCCTTCCCTGAGACAACCTTTTGTCCTGAGGCAGAGAAGAATACTATTGTTGGATTACTGGGGTGGTGTTAGTTTGGGGCCTTGGGGAGCTCCCCGTAGGTGCACCCTTCTCTTTTTGacctccccacccccaccctTTTATGAAACTGTGAGGCTCGGGCGATTTATCTGCATTAACCACATGGAGCACTGAATTTAGGGTGTGGTAAATATGACTGATGACATTATCTACGGACAGCAGGAAAGTGAAAAGTCTCTGAATGTCATTCTAGGACAGCAAAAGTGTGTTTAGGGAGAGGAATGAGTGAGGATCTGTGAAATGATGTCTAAGTGTCTTTTAAGAAAGCGGTGAAAAGAGTTCTTCTTTGACACTTCTTATCATGACATGCAGTATTTGTCCAAGCCTACTGCATGTATCGACATTGCTCTAAATACTCAGAAATAAAACCAGGGAGACAAACTTTTTAACCCTCAATTTACTTTCACGCATGGCTTTATAATATAAACAACTCTCAGAAAGTGCAGCTGTGACATATATATTTACCCATTCAGTTATCAgacccattttttttctcattctaCCCAGTGAAGGCGTTTTTAGAGCCAATCACTTTGAATGTGCAGTCTGGACTTTAACATCTAATAATACATAGTTAATAGTATTATTTAAAGACTCATTCTCAGGCTGTTCTAGATCGAATGAAAagcctgatttattttttaaattgtgcaatAACATGGTGACGGCACAGAGTAAGAAATTTCTCCACTACATTTGCCTTCACTTTATGTGCCGTACAATCATACTCATCAACCTCAGGAAGTTGTACTTGCTGCTGCAGGGGAACCATCAGAGTTATTATAATTTATCCTGATGGGCACGTGAATGTCTATATAGTTGCAGAAATCCATCTAGTTTACAATTAAttataacagtaaaagaagtaaTGGAAATCTGGTCTACgagattcattaaaatccaaaACACCGCAAGTACTGTAAAGGACTACAAACAAAGATCGCCTCGTTATTTGCTCCCAGATAGACTTTTAAATCCTTCAAAGCCCGTAATCATCAAACCTCAAATCATCAAACTCAGTCATCCTTTAAAGACCTCATAGAACTGTATGATGCCAATAGAGCACTTTAGAGTGTAGTTTCCTTGTTTTTCGTGATTATGTTCACAAGAGTAAAATGGGAGCATATTTGACCCTACTCCCAGTTTGGGTTCAGAAGAGAAGCATCCAACTACTTTAAGATTCATCTCAAAACCTCTTTTTGATTATGCTTTTATTTGGAGCTGGATCATGTGACCCTGAGCCATCCTTTAGTTATATATGAGCTATAGGCTCACGCTGTGACACAATGCAGACCtctcctttcttctcttttgctCACAACACATTCTGCAGTCTATAGGCTGTGCTGTTTGTTATCTCGCTATAAATTTAAAGTAAactaaactttatttacaaagtgcttTTCACAAAAAGTCACACTTACTATACAACAATTAATATCAATAGAGAACCGTgctaaaatagaataaaaaaacaagcaaaatgtatttatatagcgctttttatCTGTGCAAAGCAATAAATACCTAGGAGAAAtcgataaaaatataaataccaaAAGAATCTCAACAGAAGGCGTGATAAAGCAGAAAGGTTTTcaactgttttctttaaaaggaTTTTACCAAATCTGCTAACAAGGGGTGAAGCATTAAATTCTTTCATTGCCTTGATGCACAGACGAAGAGGCTCTGTTCTCCTATGGTCTTCAGTATGAGGGAAAACTGATAGATTTTGAGCTTGTGAGAGAAGATAGCAAACAGCTGTGCATTTAACAAGAAGCTGATATATAATATAGTCTGGAGCATGTCTGTTTAGTGCTTCAAGtgtgagaattttaaaaacgTGATTGAAAATCAACCGGGACCAAtgtaaagagaagaaaataggAGTAGTGTGAGCTTGCTCGCTGGAGCATTTTGTATTGCTTGGAGGTGTAAAAGAGAAGAGATGAGCAGTAAACAGGGTATTACAATAACCTCGGTGCAATGACACAAATACATGACTGTAGATCACAATTTCAAAACGTTccttaaatgaaaaaaaggaaggTGAAAAAGATTTTATATGTTCTTTTTTCTCAGACTGTGCAGGAGTCAACAGGATTCCTCTGGTTAAAGGAGtttccaagtgcttgctcaaagtgAATCACTGAGGTTTTCCATCCACGATGTTCTAAAGTACACTGCTTAGACAACAAAAAGTCAGGCACTCTATAATTTCGTTGGACTACCTTTAGCTTTTAATGAAGGCATGTATTGGACCTGGGATTATTTTGGTAAGGAAAATCAGATTGCTGGGTAACGTTTTCTCCAGCACATCCCAGAGATTCTGTGGGGTAaaggtctggactctgtggtggccAATCCATGAATGAAAATGATGTCTCATTCTCCCTGAACCACTCTTTCAGTTTGAACCCAGTGAACTCTGATATCAGGGAAGAATAAAATCCATTGATGGGAAAACCTGGTCATTCAGCATTGtcaggtaataataataatggatactttattgatccccatggggaaattacttgtttttctctgcatttgacccatttactcagtgaagcagtgggcagcccactaagcaggcgcccggggagcagtgtgtagggacggtaccttgctcaggggcaCCTCAGGGtagaaccgccgaccttccgatcatggggcgaccactttacctactgagctatccctgcccggTAGTCAGCAGACCTCATTTTTGTTGCTGAGCCTAGAAATGACAGATTCAGTGATGCCACTGAATCCGCCTCTCTTCTTACCCTAATGTCCCCATAACTTTGGAACAGGGTAAAGTCTGGACTAATCAGACCAATTTCTCCAATTAGCGTCAGTGGATTTCTTAAGGCTGCACAGCTGTACAGCTACACACCCCAATCCCTTCAGTTCTTttcttactgtgtgtgtgtttgtgagaaaaTGCTCTTACTATCACTTTTAACATGGCCATGAGGtttattgttgctgtttttatttaatttgaccAGATGTTTAAGTGAAATCCAATCACGATCACTCAGGATTTTTATCCAATACCATTTCTTCCTCAAAGGTGCTGGTTCATCAATAACCTTCCAGGTTTTAACAATACAGTTAAAACCTGGACAGTTCTTAATGATAAGCTTCTCACTGCTTCAGTTACGGTTAAACAGCCAGCTGAATCATATTGATCCCTGCATAAATTCTGGTTAGTTAAATACAAGCggtgccttttgtttttttcactgggCGGTGTATTTAACTGAGTAATAATACTGAGATTCTGGGGGACCAATAACATAACTACGAAAAATAGTGTGAATCCAACAAGTAGATTTTGATACATATTTAACAGGATAACTGCTGCCTTTAATCTGTTTGTGGTGCTAGAATAAAAGTCAGAGAATCAACAGACTCATTATGATTTGACCCCTGAAGACTCTGATTGTCTTCACCAAAAGTCATGGCCATGCAGCCAAAGTGGTGAAGCAACCAAACCCTAGAGCCAAAACCACTAGCAAAACTAAAAAGTCCTTGGTGTGCCCACAGTGTTACAatgtccattattattattattgttattataaataCAGTTATTTCCACAAATACTCCTGATAAATCGTACATTGATTTTCTCCACACTGCACATCAAATCAGCCATAACTAAGAAGAGATAAATTCGGCAGCTGGGTGGAAGCTTTGAAGCTGAACATTGGGTGAAAACCAACACTGCACCCTGATTTAGTGCCGAACTCTCTACATTTGAACACCACAAATGtgccaaaaacacacacacgattAATATAATACCCCCAAAATATCAAGAGCACTGTTAATtacaccccccaaaaaatacatttaattaaacctaattgaaatgaaatgctgtCACACTGATAcggtctctgtttttgtttaccaCATTTGCTCCAGGTCATGAGGCATCAACTCACTTTTTCCAAGTCTTATTTGCATAAAGAAATGATTCATCCATGGTATTGCTTTGTAAGTGCCAGAAGCTGATATTATTAAGTAAATGTGACTCAGGTTTTTTGTGGGGCTTTTACAAAGTGAAAAGAACTGAAAACGTTTGATTTATCTTTTTTGGAAACACAACAAGTGAGGAAGCTTGCACGGGAGTAGATTTTCATCCACGTGCGAGGTGAGGTTTTCCTCGGGCGCAGAAGCAAAATGTGCTCCGGTAGTTGCATGTGTCCTGCTGCACGTATCCAGCAGGAGGGTGTTTGTTATTGCACTGACCTACTCACGACCGACTGGACAACGCAGATTCTTGCAAAACACGTTTTCGCGTTGTTGTCGAACGAGCCCCAAAAGTCTGTGATCGGGGTATTGAACCTTTCAGAATACACGTTATCTCTAACCGACGTGCGCTGGCACTACACGCCTTCCCGAGCCTCCTTCCAAGCCACACCTCCTCAAAAGTGACCCAAAGTTTAccggtttggtttttttttttttaaacaaacgaACTGTGCCACTGACCCCATTTCCCAAAGGCTTTATATATAAGGGTGCAGAGGACTGCTGTTTGTTTAGTTACAGACGAAGAAAAGCAGGGTTTGTTTAGAGAATATCAGTGAATAATTCAACACGTAAGCGAGGTGGAGCTTGAGATCTGCCTGGTAAACGCAaatttacctttaaaaaaatgagtaaTATTCTAGTTGAATATAAAGCTACAGCTGTGGTACTGTGGTAGTTTAGTCACAGTTACTGCTTTTATTCCAAATGTTTTTAACCGCCTCCTCTGTCTCTTAGATTTCTTTTATACTTTCTTGTAAACTATCATAGAGAgaataaaggcttttttttaaagagccgTTGTTTGGCGTTTCCACTTTCACTTCTGCTCTCCAGCCTCCCTGTTTGTGCGTCTGTCCCGGACGAAGTGGGCGGTGGGGTGGCGTCACGTCATATCAGCCGCCgcgctctgattggctgccgaTTCTCACCCGACACAGCTGTGATTGTTTTCTGCAGAGGAAGCTCTCGTCGGTGGTATGAGGTCTGTGCGGTGGAATGGAGgagcactgtgtgttttttctctctcgctctgcgTGTGTTTGCTGACGATGATGTGAACAAACAACGTGACTGCAGTTCACTTGTTGTAAAAGAGCAGGAAAACGAGGAGGAGGGATCCTGGCTTAAATCTGCTTGTCGAGGCGCGAATGAACAGGAGAAGAGGATTCTGTTTGGAGCTGACTCTGAAGACGTCTGGAGATCAAGGTGAGCAGCCAGAacaattttaaaacaatttcttcgatttttttctttcaacatgAAAACAGTGGCACTCGTGTGTTGACTGTCTCGTTTCCTTCTTTAGCTTTAAAGTGCCAAATGCCCAGGCTGGAGGAGCATTGTTGGAGCTGCTCCACTTCATCAAAGACCGAAACTAAGCACCCATCTTCTGGCGCAAACTGGTTGGCATCCAGAACTGAAGAGATGATGTCAATCATCACATCGGTGCTCAGCAGTGCCTACATCTCCTTGCAGGACGTCCAGACGGCCAACCTGATCCGCCGGGGTGTCGTCCTCTTCACGGTCGGAGTGTTCTTGGCCTTGGTGCTCAACTTGCTCCAGATACAAAGAAATGTTACCCTCTTCCCCGAGGAGGTGATGACAACTTTGTTTTCGTCCGCATGGTGGATCCCACCTTGCTGCGGTACAGGAGCCGGTGAGTGAataaaaggctgattttatcAAGCTTACTTGGTGCTTTATAAACGACCCTGCAAGGGTAGTTTTACCCGGGTGATCAGTAGTTTGCAGCTAATTTGGGGACAAAGGAATGCAGAGAGGGGAGGAGTTAGAGCACAACAGCCTTCCCTTATGAAGAGAAAATGACACTTTAAATAATATGTGGTGTGTTTTACCGCTTGTGTATATAAAATGGGCTCTTATGGTCAGGAAATCCCCCTTTGTGAGCTGGATTTTGCCATAATAAGCAGCAGGAATTTAAACCAGCAGAAGCACATCCCTTTTCTCATCACCACTGTCAGGAGCATTTGTATGATCAGCTGACAATGAATCacctttcagttttgtttttgtttcatattaatTATCAGTTTTGAAGGCATCATTAAGTCTGGCtgttatcaaaaagaaaaaaaaatggcttgGAACGGATGTTGCTTTTTCTTGCGCTCTGATTGGTCGCGGCAGCCGGACACGAGGCGAGCTGCGAGCTCATTGGATGGTGTCATAACGGGTGAGCTGAGAGGGGAGGTACTTTTAAGGCCAGAAACAGGGAAGTGAGGGAAAGAAAGAAGCGCGTAAATGCTgggctcctccccctcctctcgTCATTGCATGctgcaggacagaaacaaaCTGAGAAATAAGAGATGTAGGCTTATGGCTCTTATGGTTCTTTACTTTCCCACACCTGAAGGTGATGTCATTAAATGTCTTCTTATGCTTGATAAATAGTCCaagaaacagatgatatttcAGGTTCCACAACAAGCAACTGTCACAGATCCCATCTAAGCATGCTATTCTTAGTAGGATTGCAGCTAAAGATTGTCAATGACGAGTCAAAGGAGGTATTTCTCAGATAAAAGCTTCTTGGAGCCTGAATAAGGTGAAAAATATACTAACAAAAGCTAGAGGGGTAAAGTAAATCCTCTGACTTAAGAGGCTGGTATTAAAGAGCATCTGGTGCTTTCTGtgagcagttttgtttttttaagtgacgAATCGAATGTCAAAATGGTTTCATATTCATTTTCTCGTGACCCAGGTACTAATTCCTGTAACTCCGCCAACTCTTCTTGTAAGATATCCACTGTGTCCACTTTTTACATTCaaatagtgtggttatatagtTTCCTTCACAAATTCTTGGACTTTTAATGACAGTATGTAGGGAGTTAGATTAAAAAGTCGCAaacttaaaaagtaaaagacaactttaaaatgaaagctaATGTTTATGCATACTCGTCATGTGGGGATTTTTGAAGTGCATGTACAGCAGGTGTGTCGCTAACTGTGGAAATGCACCTTCAGCAGTCTGTCTCTATGACACAGTTTGCCCTATTTTTATTTCAGAGAAGTTCTGCTTATCTGGCACAATTCAAGACTgtttgttcccttttttttgtgctttttttgcagctgttatCGGCCTGCTGTATCCCTGTCTCGACAGCCACTTGGGAGAGCCGCACAAGTTCAAGAGGGAGTGGGCGAGCGTCATGAGGTGTATCGCTGTGTTCGTCGGTATCAACCACGCCAGTGTTGTATCCTTTCACCATGTCCTGTACACCTCTCAAATGCACTTTTGCTACTTTTGTGATTGTTTGTTACAGTACAGTGGAAAAGTACACCAGTAATTAACTCAATTTTGGCTGCTGTCTGCATCAGCTCAGTAATCTGCTTTATCCTTTTGCAAAAAGAGGTGGTGCAACTTGTTGGTGGCCAAATATTTGTGTAAGAAATAATCAGATGTTATCCTCGTgctgtttgatttgtttgtccTTAACTTCCCGGAACACAGAAACTAGACTTCGACAACAACGTGCAGCTCTCCTTAACGCTAGCGGCCTTGTCCCTGGGTCTGTGGTGGACATTCGACCGGTCCAGGAGCGGCTTCGGACTGGGCATCACCACTGCCTTTTTAGCTACTGtgatcacacagctgctggtcTACAATGGAGTCTACCAGTAAGTTCTCCATCAGCAACAACAGGGTGTTCAAGGAAAGCCTttaaaagtggaacaaaaacATTCTTGAGTATCTTTTTCTGAGGAAACAAAACTAATGCAGTGATTTGTCATCACtattcttttatttcttattaCACCCACAACTAAAATGACAGTGTTTGGTGTGGGAGTTGGTTATCCAGCTGTGAGAGTAAACCCAGCTTTGGTATGAGGATATGGAATGATGTCAGTGACGTGTTAGCCAATACAATAATAACTAAAACTGtacagcagagagagaaaaacacagctgcagATCATCCTGATTttacaaaatagaaaaatagtaaggGATGAGGGGAGGTAATGATTTGGTAATAACTGCAACTCATACTTGTGCTTGGGATGGCTttcttaacttttatttttttctgaagtgtgacttcttttctctttttctcttaagGTACACATCTCCAGACTTCCTGTACGTACGCTCCTGGCTCCCGTGCATATTCTTCTCCGGCGGTGTTACTGTGGGTAACATAGGACGCCAACTAGCCATGGTAAAGTCTGCAAGTCTTGATCACACTGTCATCCTTTAACTGAAGGTTCAGACTGATatgttgatgttgatgtttGTGTGAAGTGCTGATTTCACGAGGTAACACTTACCTGGCTTTATTGGAATATTACCAGTTGAAACAAGCCAATACTCACTGCAAGAAACCACTGTTTACTGTCCTGTGATCATCATATTTAGGGGCTATAGCTAAGTCCGTAGAATCCATTGTATTTATTCTGGAGTCAGATAGCTAGGTTTTCTCGCTTATTTACTAAATTTTGCAGATTTCAGAAttaagggtttttaaaaaaaggagcatTTGCATATTTGGagttttattgtcttttatGTGTAAAACAGCATAAGCAGGGATGAGGTTGGATGCTGACATGTTAATTTTCACTTTTGAGATGAACTGTTCCTTTCAAGAGCTACCAAGATTTCAAGTTTCAGTGGAAACCAGTCACATGACTCTCTTGATCCAAAAGGTTTTTCTAATTGGCCATGTAAAAATTTGGAGGATAAAGTGGCGATTCTGCATCGATGGTTTGAAAAGTTTTCGGTATGTCGTATTTGCGCAAAATATCCCTCCGCATTTATCGTTATCAGCCTCCGCTCTGTGTCTAAAGAGCTGACTTCAAAAGCTTCCCGTGCGCCACACATGCTTTATTTGCAATTATTCTGCTGAGGCGCGGCAGCAGATAACATTGTCAAATGGTTTAAAACTGTGCAAAGAGCATTGGACGCCCCCCTTCCTTCATAATTATCCCAGCAAGTCAGCTTTGATGTCTTCATTAAGCTTCTGCCCAGAAGCCTCACCTCATTCTGTCTGTAAAGTACCAGTCCCCATCACTGCCTCAGTTTGACTCACTGAAAGCGTGAAAGCAGATTAAGAGCTGTTGTTTTTCACAGTCGTGGTGAGACACAGAGCCAGTCTGGACTCGGCTGACCAGAGGGTCATTTGctacttgttgtttttgttttcgcgATGAGGCCTGAGGAATGTTGGCACAAGTCTGAACTCGTggttttgttctgtgttttttcgCTCACTCGCTTCAGTGGGTCATTTATGAGAAGAATCAGGAGGCACACgagacctttttttttgttttattttctggaaATGACAGTGATAGAGTCTGTTTAGTTGGATTAACCATGGAAAAAAACACCCTTTATTACACATTAGCTGTGATTTTAAGCTGAATGGCTGATAAATGTAACTATTGCAGGAGCTCATGAGCAAATAAGGTGATTAAGCATGTAACTAAACAAGCCGATGTTGAGAAGGAAGTACTTTCTTCCCCCGATTCTGCAAAATATTAGGTTGCCAttggggagaaagaaaaagggaactGATTCTAATATCAGTCAGATCAACAAAACATGCTACCTTTATACTGTGAGCAAATACAAGTATTAACCTGTTGCTGCATTACAAATTGATTGATATATAACTAACATAggccttgtttttcttctccaggGTGGTGTTGAGAAACCCCACATGGACTGATTGGTGGACGACCGGGCGAGAGCATCCGAGAAAAAATGGATACGTTCTGTGAGGAACGAGAAGAATGATGTGAGGAAAGACTCTTTGTCACGACCTCATCTTTTGCTCAGATGACAAAAGTGCAGGTCAGAAAAGCCCCTCATCAAACGTGCCATGTCCTCTGCATCTCTTTGCAGCCAAACAGCCCCTTCCCGCCTCTGTTGTGCTCCATTAGCATTAAGGCTTCCTTCACACTACACAGGCGGACAGCCCttgccttttttgtgtgtgtgtgtgtgtgtgtgtccttgtttgAAGTGAACAGGAGAGGGGTTTAATTTCATGAAGTGGACGCGTGCTCCTGGGCGTGATTGTATCCTGGAAATGGCAGAAAAGAAATGATGGGGGTGCtatgatgttttcttttctttctttcttttcatttttgtatgATCATAAAAGGGAAGTGTTGCTCTAGTGGGCAAAATGATGCTCGCTTGCACAAAGAGATCCTTTTGTTTTCCAATGTAGAATCCCAATGAAACCAAATTGAAGTATTTATTTTCCAAGCATCCAGTGACCGCCGCCCCCAAACTAAATGTATGTATGGTAATGAACGGTGTTTCACATTTTTCGAAGGACTAGTTCAATGTCTTGGGAAATATTTGGGGAAACTGCTTTCTCATCTTATTCCCAGCAGGAAAGCAAATCATTTTTCTGATTTATTAACACTTGATTATAATACATGATTAAAGAAGGCGCCAAGAGTTGACTACCAATTTAACTTTATATATTCACAAACAGTGAAGATCACTGAAGCACAAAATTCAagctgcttcatttttttttttttagaatggAAATTAGTTGTTTTTGCCAGCGAAtagtattatttttaatcagttaTCAAGCTTGTCTTTGCTGTAAAACGACAGAGAGGACTGTTTTAAAGGAAGCGTTAGTCGGGACTGGGAGTTGAGATGAACCATAGAGGTGAAGCATGCTTTGAAGGAATGTACCAGGTATActagcagtttaaaaaaaacctttccagTGCATTTTTATAGAATGGACCTTACATTCCCATTTGGAAAAACACTTTACTGTGGGATCGTACATGTTTTCGACTTCAACAGCATCCTCAAACTAGAGATGATAGTTTGGGAACAGACACCAGTTAAAATGGGAGAGGACGGGACGTTATTACGTAAGATTTGCAATCTGTGATTGCCTGTGTATTATAGAATGTAGTGCTTTTGTCACTATTACAGTTTAGTTGTATCCTTGTAAAAAACATAATGACATTACTGCTTGTGTGTATAATGGCTTGCTTGTGTAATCAGACAGGTATTATTACCACACTAGACCTACAGTGCGTTAGTGTCTGGGGGTCCAGAGGATTAAGTGCAATCAGACCATACATGAGCCGATTATTCTtccttatttattatttctgacAAAGgctaaaaaacatatttgtaacTTTAAAGTATATGCAGTGTGGATCATTCAAAACAGCAATAATATCCTCtctttcttatgttttttttgtaaacaacaATGCTTTTGTCAGAGATTACATGCCTTCAGAGTCAATACCAATGACTCTAACCAGAGagacagcataaaaaaaaaatattgtgtcaaactgttgtttaaaaaaaatctc is a genomic window of Astatotilapia calliptera chromosome 9, fAstCal1.2, whole genome shotgun sequence containing:
- the insig1 gene encoding insulin-induced gene 1 protein isoform X2 is translated as MNRRRGFCLELTLKTSGDQALKCQMPRLEEHCWSCSTSSKTETKHPSSGANWLASRTEEMMSIITSVLSSAYISLQDVQTANLIRRGVVLFTVGVFLALVLNLLQIQRNVTLFPEEVMTTLFSSAWWIPPCCGTGAAVIGLLYPCLDSHLGEPHKFKREWASVMRCIAVFVGINHASVKLDFDNNVQLSLTLAALSLGLWWTFDRSRSGFGLGITTAFLATVITQLLVYNGVYQYTSPDFLYVRSWLPCIFFSGGVTVGNIGRQLAMVKSASLDHTVIL
- the insig1 gene encoding insulin-induced gene 1 protein isoform X1 — protein: MNRRRGFCLELTLKTSGDQALKCQMPRLEEHCWSCSTSSKTETKHPSSGANWLASRTEEMMSIITSVLSSAYISLQDVQTANLIRRGVVLFTVGVFLALVLNLLQIQRNVTLFPEEVMTTLFSSAWWIPPCCGTGAAVIGLLYPCLDSHLGEPHKFKREWASVMRCIAVFVGINHASVKLDFDNNVQLSLTLAALSLGLWWTFDRSRSGFGLGITTAFLATVITQLLVYNGVYQYTSPDFLYVRSWLPCIFFSGGVTVGNIGRQLAMGGVEKPHMD